One Meleagris gallopavo isolate NT-WF06-2002-E0010 breed Aviagen turkey brand Nicholas breeding stock chromosome 11, Turkey_5.1, whole genome shotgun sequence genomic region harbors:
- the LOC100543177 gene encoding kinesin-like protein KIF1A, whose protein sequence is MSRSGTSQEELRIVEGQGQISDLGPSADEVNNNTCAVTPEDLLLDSPEKSTMDGPLEAALDHLKLGSIFTFRVTVLQASSISAEYADIFCQFNFIHRHDEAFSTEPLKNTGRGPPLGFYHVQNIAVEVTKSFIEYIKSQPIVFEVFGHYQQHPFPPLCKDVLSPLRPSRRHFPRVMPLSKPVPATKLSTMTRPSAGPCQCKYDLMVFFEICELEANGDYIPAVVDHRGGMPCHGTFLLHQGIQRRITVTLVHETGSLIRWKEVRELVVGRIRNTPEADESLIDPNILSLNILSSGYIHPSQDDRQFLDSDMPRTFYQFETAWDSSMHNSLLLNRVTPYREKIYITLSAYIEMENCTQPAVITKDFCMVFYSRDAKLPASRSIRNLFGSGSLRASESNRVTGVYELSLCRVADAGSPGMQRRRRRVLDTSVAYVRGEENLAGWRPRSDSLILDHQWELEKLSLLQEVEKTRHYLLLREKLETTQRLGLETLSPCSSEDSESRSTSCVSSPLSADGAPEGRTSPPETPSERQKELAVKCLRLLTHTFNREYSHSHVCISASESKSCARLRAETPVHTSAPPQLSEMSVTLMRDPSMSALGVTTLTPSSTCPSLVEGRYNTMEVRTPQVSSRVESPDLEPVVEGEQKKSPSRWPEDEKEPQRQLVPDIQEIRVSPIVSKKGYLHFLEPHTNGWVKRFVVVRRPYVYIYNSDKDSVERAILNLSKAQVEYSEDQQAMLKTPNTFAVCTEHRGILLQASSDKDMHDWLYAFNPLLAGSIRSKLSRRRTAQMRI, encoded by the exons ATGTCTCGCTCGGGGACCTCCCAGGAGGAGCTGCGCATCGTTGAGGGCCAGGGGCAGATCAGTGACTTGGGGCCCTCCGCCGACGAAGTCAACAACAACACCTGTGCAG tgaccccagaGGACCTTCTCCTGGACAGCCCTGAGAAGTCCACGATGGATGGGCCTCTGGAGGCAGCTCTAGACCACCTGAAGCTGGGCAGCATCTTCACGTTCCGAGTGACCGTCCTGCAAGCCTCCAGCATCTCAGCAGAATACGCGGATATCTTTTGCCAGTTCAA CTTCATCCATCGCCACGACGAGGCCTTTTCAACAGAGCCCTTGAAGAACACAGGGCGAGGGCCACCCCTGGGTTTCTACCATGTCCAAAAC atTGCTGTGGAGGTGACCAAGTCCTTCATCGAATACATCAAGAGCCAGCCGATTGTATTTGAGGTGTTTGGGCACTACCAACAACATCCCTTCCCACCCCTCTGCAAGGATGTCCTCAG CCCGCTGAGGCCATCCCGGCGCCACTTCCCACGGGTGATGCCACTCTCCAAGCCAG TGCCCGCCACTAAGCTAAGCACCATGACTCGTCCCAGTGCTGGGCCCTGCCAGTGCAAGTATGACCTGATGGTCTTCTTCGAGATCTGCGAGCTGGAGGCCAACGGCGA CTACATCCCGGCTGTGGTGGATCACCGTGGAGGCATGCCGTGCCACGGGACCTTCCTCCTCCACCAG GGCATCCAAAGGAGAATCACCGTCACCTTGGTGCATGAAACAGGCAGCCTGATCCGCTGGAAGGAAGTGCGGGAGCTGGTTGTGG GTCGGATCCGGAACACTCCAGAAGCTGATGAGTCTCTTATTGACCCCAACATCCTGTCCCTGAACATCCTGTCCTCGGGCTACATCCACCCCTCGCAGGACGACCG GCAGTTTCTTGATTCGGATATGCCTAG GACTTTCTACCAGTTTGAGACAGCGTGGGACAGCTCTATGCACAATTCACTGCTGCTCAATCGTGTCACCCCATACCGGGAGAAAATCTACATCACCCTCTCCGCCTACATCGAG ATGGAGAACTGCACCCAGCCTGCTGTCATCACCAAAGATTTCTGCATGGTTTTCTATTCCCGAGATGCCAAGCTCCCCGCCTCCCGCTCCATCCGCAACCTCTTTGGCAGCGGCAGCCTGCGGGCCTCAGAGAG CAACCGCGTGACTGGTGTCTATGAGCTGAGCCTGTGCCGTGTGGCGGATGCTGGAAGTCCAG GCATGCAGAGGCGGCGCCGGCGCGTACTGGACACCTCCGTAGCCTATGTGCGGGGAGAAGAGAACCTGGCTGGCTGGCGGCCCCGCAGCGACAGCCTCATTCTCGACCATCAGTGGGAGCTGGAGAAGCTCAGCCTCCTGCAAGAA GTGGAGAAAACCAGGCACTACCTGCTGCTGCGTGAGAAGCTGGAGACAACCCAGCGGCTGGGCCTGGAGACCCTGTCCCCGTGCTCCAGCGAGGACTCCGAGTCCCGAAGCACCTCCTGCGTCTCCTCCCCACTCTCGGCTGATGGGGCCCCAGAAGGACGGACCTCTCCTCCCGAAACCCCCAGTGAGAGGCAGAAGGAGCTGGCCGTGAAG TGCCTGCGCCTGCTCACGCACACCTTCAACCGCGAGTACAGCCACAGCCATGTCTGCATCAGCGCCAGCGAGAGCAAG AGCTGTGCCCGGCTTCGGGCAGAGACTCCAGTCCACACCTCCGCTCCTCCACAGCTGTCTGAAATGTCTGTGACCCTGATGAGAGACCCCTCCATGTCGGCTCTCGGGGTCACCACCCTCACCCCCTCCTCAACCTGCCCGTCGCTGGTGGAAGGACGCTACAACACCATGGAAGTCAG AACCCCACAGGTCTCCTCCAGGGTGGAGAGTCCTGACCTGGAGCCTGTTGTGGAAGGAGAGCAGAAGAAGTCCCCGTCCCGCTGGCCTGAGGATGAGAAGGAGCCTCAGCGGCAGCTGGTGCCTGACATTCAGGAGATCCGAGTCAG CCCCATCGTCTCCAAAAAGGGCTACCTGCACTTCCTGGAGCCCCACACCAATGGGTGGGTGAAGCGTTTTGTGGTGGTCAGGCGCCCATATGTCTACATCTACAACTCAGACAAGGACTCAGTGGAGAGGGCCATACTCAACCTCTCCAAGGCCCAAGTGGAGTACAGTGAGGACCAGCAGGCCATGCTGAAG ACCCCCAACACGTTTGCGGTGTGTACGGAGCACCGGGGCATCCTGCTGCAGGCAAGCAGTGACAAGGACATGCACGACTGGCTCTATGCCTTCAACCCCCTCCTGGCCGGGTCCATAAG GTCCAAGCTGTCCAGAAGGAGAACAGCCCAGATGAGAATCTAA
- the KLHL30 gene encoding kelch-like protein 30 — MVRNVDDFDFCLPSHAQGVLEGLQRLRTHPKLSDVTLLAGGREFPCHRGVLALCSHYFHAMFSGDFAESIAARVELKEVDPGALETLLDFAYTGKVTINQGNVEGLMRTSSQLHFPTIQQVCSRYLRQQMDATNCLGICEFGESHGCSEVSSKAWSFLQENFEAVSQQEEFLQLSKERLAVYLSNEQLQVQEEQSVAEAVLRWVRYDPGQRAQFLPELLELARLVSLPDHYLQNLLAAEPLVRDSAASQALVARSRAMLGATGTVPTPPKAAPPQKLEEVLVVVGGRVLEESEDEEGGLETPAAPRNFAFYNPKTRRWMALPDFPDYNKWGFSLVALNNDVYVTGGSRGSRNDTWSTTQAWRFCPKDGVWAAITSMLRARTNHTSAVLNGEIYVLGGTMVEVVEVERYDPYNQSWAAISPALKYVSNFAAAGCLGKLYLVGSCAVKYNALTLQCYNPVRDAWSVITSPFIPKYLSAPRCATLHGLIYLIGDNTKKVHVYDPEANIWQKVQLLHTLHENGGMVPLGDRLFVTGGHWKGMDGDYRVEMEVYDCAKDRWVREGSLPCLWLFHSSSSIFMDTSKWTEAFPGDQG; from the exons ATGGTGCGCAACGTGGACGACTTTGACTTCTGCCTGCCGTCGCACGCGCAGGGCGtgctggaggggctgcagcGGCTGCGCACCCACCCCAAGCTGTCGGACGTGACACTGCTGGCGGGCGGACGGGAGTTCCCCTGCCACCGCGGCGTGCTGGCGCTCTGCAGCCACTACTTCCACGCCATGTTCTCCGGGGACTTCGCCGAGAGCATCGCGGCACGTGTGGAGCTGAAGGAGGTGGACCCCGGCGCGCTGGAGACGCTGCTGGATTTCGCCTACACGGGGAAGGTGACCATCAACCAGGGCAACGTGGAGGGGCTGATGCGCACCTCCAGCCAGCTGCACTTCCCCACCATCCAGCAGGTGTGCAGCCGCTACCTGCGGCAGCAGATGGACGCCACCAACTGCCTGGGGATCTGTGAGTTTGGCGAGAGCCACGGCTGCTCTGAGGTGTCCTCCAAGGCCTGGTCCTTCTTGCAGGAGAACTTTGAGGCTGTTTCTCAGCAGGAGGAGTTCCTCCAGCTCTCCAAGGAGAGGTTGGCCGTCTACCTCTCCAACGAGCAGCTGCaggtgcaggaggagcagagcgTGGCCGAAGCCGTGCTGCGCTGGGTGCGCTACGACCCGGGGCAGAGGGCCCAgttcctgcctgagctgctggagctcgcCCGCCTGGTCTCGCTGCCCGACCACTACCTGCAGAACCTGCTCGCCGCCGAACCCCTTGTCCGTGACTCAGCTGCCAGCCAGGCCCTGGTGGCCCGCTCCCGTGCCATGCTCGGTGCCACTGGCACTGTTCCCACACCGCCAAAGGCAGCCCCACCACAGAAACTGGAGgaggtgctggtggtggtgggtgGGCGCGTGCTGGAGGAGAGCGAGGACGAGGAGGGGGGGCTGGAAACGCCCGCAGCCCCCAGGAACTTCGCCTTCTACAACCCCAAAACAC GGAGGTGGATGGCTCTGCCCGACTTCCCTGACTACAACAAGTGGGGCTTCTCTCTGGTGGCGCTGAACAATGATGTCTACGTCACTG GTGGTTCGCGGGGGTCCCGTAATGACACGTGGTCAACAACGCAGGCCTGGCGCTTCTGTCCCAAGGATGGTGTCTGGGCAGCCATCACCTCCATGCTGCGAGCACGGACCAACCACACCAGCGCCGTCCTCAACGGCGAGATCTACGTCCTTGGGG GGACGAtggtggaggtggtggaggtggAGCGCTACGACCCCTACAACCAGAGCTGGGCAGCCATCAGCCCAGCCCTCAAATATGTCAGCAACTTCGCCGCCGCCGGCTGCCTGGGCAAGCTGTACCTGGTGGGCTCCTGCGCCGTCAAGTACAACGCGCTCACCCTGCAGTGCTACAACCCTGTGCGAG ATGCATGGAGCGTGATCACGTCCCCATTCATCCCCAAGTACCTCTCGGCCCCGCGCTGCGCCACGCTGCACGGCCTCATCTACCTCATCGGGGACAACACCAAGAAGGTCCACGTCTACGACCCAGAGGCCAACATCTGGCAGAAG gtgcagctcctgcacacGCTGCATGAGAACGGCGGGATGGTGCCACTTGGAGATCGGCTCTTCGTCACCGGTGGCCACTGGAAGGGCATGGATGGGGATTACCGGGTGGAGATGGAGGTGTACGACTGTGCCAAGGACCGCTGGGTGCGGGAGGGATCGCTGCCTTGCCTCTGGCTCTTCCacagctcctcctccatcttCATGGACACCTCCAAGTGGACTGAGGCTTTCCCAGGGGACCAGGG